The genomic window AAAGTGTATAGAAGCCTGTCCGGGTCGGATTCCGTTCATACATCCGAGGGACGGTTACGCGGTTATATGCGACCTCTGCGGAGGCGAGCCTGAATGCGTTAGGGTTTGCATGGAGGCAGGATACAATGCCCTTATAATAACCCGCAGGTTGCCGAGTGAAACCTACAAGGTCTATGCTAGAACCCCTCAAGACATCGCTAAAGATCTTGTTTCGAAACTCTACAGTGAGGAATGGGAGAGGTGGGTGTAGATGCCGTATGGATATTGGGGTAAGCTTTTAGAAGTAAACCTCTCGACCGGGGACGTGAAGACTCTCCAGGTAGATAAGAGGACTATGCGTAAATACATAGGAGGACGAGGGTTAGGTGTTAAGATCCTATGGGATAGACTCGGAGATCGGTGGGAGGAAGTCGACCCATTAGGACCTGAAAACATACTACTCATACTTACAGGACCTTTGACCGGCTACTATCCAGGCAGTAGAGTCTGCGTAACAGGTAAGTCTCCTCAGAGCAACGGTGTCGTAGGCTCTACAGTCGGCGGCGAATTCGGTGTCGAACTCAAATCCGCAGGATACGATGGGATCATCATAACAGGAGAGTCTGAGAAGCCAGTCTATCTATGGATTAACGATGACGAGGTCGAACTCAGAGATGCTTCTCATCTATGGGGTAGGGAAGCTAAGGAGACCCTGATGATTCTAACCAAGGAGCTGACCGATGAGATGTCGAAGAAGAAACCCTTAAGAGGGTTGTGTAAAGAGCCTAGCATACTCTACATAGGTCCGGCTGGAGAGAGGAAGGTTAGAATAGCCGCCGTGGCTCATAAGCTAACCCATGCCGCAGGCTATGGAGGCTATGGAGCCGTCATGGGTGCTAAAAAGCTTAAGGCCATAGCTGTTAAAGGCTCGGGACCGTTGCCGGATGTTGCAGACCTAGAAGGTTTCAAGAAGCTTCTAGACGGTATCTGTAAGGAGTTAATCAAAGAGTTTAGGATGCGGTACTGGGGTACGGGATGGGCGGGTTATACGGTAGGAGCAGATACCAGTAGCGAGCCTATAAGAAACTGGCAGGAGGAGTGGCATGATGAAACCCGATTCGGAGTAAGCTTCTTTGAGAAGTATTGGATTAAACGGTTCTGGGGGGACTTCGGATGCCCGACGACCTGTCTAAAGATAGCTTTTATACGAAGTGGTAGGTTTAAGGGAGTCTTAACAGACAACCCAGACTACGAGTTGCAGGCTTATCTAGGCACAAACTTAGGCATATTCGACCCTGAAGGAAACATCTACCTCTCCTCTAGGGCGGATGAGCTTGGGCTATGCGGCATACAGACGGGTAACGTGATGGGTTTTGCGGCCGAGCTGTATCAGAGGGGGATCCTTACGAAGGATGATATAGGCTTCGAGCTTAAATGGGGTGATGTGGAAGCGTTCGCCAAGCTTCAGGAGATGATCGCGCGGAGGGAGGGGATAGGTGACTTGTTGGCTGAGGGCACATATAGGGCTGCTGTGAAGATAAGCGAGATGAAGAAGGTCGACGTGATGCCTTATGCGATACAGGTAAAGGGTATAGGCGTAGGAGCACACGGAATCAGAAGCGGGTTAGACTATACCAAGCCCACAGCCTACGTATGCAACCTACAAGGGGGAGACCACACCTCGGTCTCGAACCTAGACGACCAGAATAGGCCGGGAGAATACGAGATGATACTGCTAGACTCCATCGTCGCATGCTGGTTCAACTACAAGAAGCAGTACTTGTACAAATTCTTCAAAGTAGTAGCCGGCTGGAACCTGACAGAAGACGAGTGGTATGGAGAGCTAGCGCCTAGGATAGCGGCTATACAAAGAACCCTACTCCTACTGGGCGGTCCAGATGCATACTGGGACCCGAGGATCCACGACGAAAACCCGCAGAGGTTCTACGAGCCCCTACCCTCTGGACCTAAGAAAGGCGCTGTGGTGAAGAGAGAGGAGATAGAGAAGCTTAAGAAAACCTACTACGAAGCCGCCGGGTGGGATGAAAACGGTCTACCGAAGCCGGAAACCCTGAAAAGACTAGGTATAACGGAGCTTGAAGAGGCTTTAGAAAGGATAAGGCATAGACTCGGACTTGCCTAACCGTTTTCTTTCCCTTATTAAGACATCTAGTTTCCCGGTTTTTTCTTTAACGATTACAGGATAGACGTTTATTCAGGAAAAAGGGATATAAGGAAGGGGAATAAACTGCTCAGCATTCGGCAAATTCTTCATCTGGGCTTCAGGTGTCCCCACCGGAAGCTCATCATCACGTATCCTACTACGGAGACGATACAGTTAAACTTAACGCCTAAACTACTTCAACACCTTTCCGGTCTCCAGATACCATAGATAAAGGTCTAGTTCAGCCAGGGTTAAACCAAGCCTCTCGGCTATTCTCCTGAGAAGCTGTTCTATCTCTAGATATCGTTTCTTCGTCAAAGTCTTCGGATGCTTTATCAACCCATACCTTGTTAGTAGGTTTACTATATGGAAGTCTACGATGGCTAAGTCTGTGAAACCTATGTTCCTAAGAAAATGACTCGCCTCCTTATAGCCTACCCCTCGTATGTTTTCTACGAGCCACTTCCTAACAGCGCTTCCGGAGCCGAGTTTCACGATCAGCTCTCCCAAGACATACGCGTAGCGTCTAGCCTCCACGATATACCGTGCCCTAGCACGGGGATAACGATGACCGAGACTTCTAAGCCTTTCAGCTAGCTCAGACTCGGAAAGCGTTAGAAAACCGTCTCCGATAGCTTCCTGGATTTTAATACCTCGCTCAGCGTTGAAGT from Candidatus Bathyarchaeota archaeon includes these protein-coding regions:
- a CDS encoding N-glycosylase/DNA lyase, with protein sequence MRKAESVSKLDELLEAVKRLKRSPVRRLVETRIREFKALGKKPSSELFKELCFCILTANFNAERGIKIQEAIGDGFLTLSESELAERLRSLGHRYPRARARYIVEARRYAYVLGELIVKLGSGSAVRKWLVENIRGVGYKEASHFLRNIGFTDLAIVDFHIVNLLTRYGLIKHPKTLTKKRYLEIEQLLRRIAERLGLTLAELDLYLWYLETGKVLK
- a CDS encoding aldehyde ferredoxin oxidoreductase; translated protein: MPYGYWGKLLEVNLSTGDVKTLQVDKRTMRKYIGGRGLGVKILWDRLGDRWEEVDPLGPENILLILTGPLTGYYPGSRVCVTGKSPQSNGVVGSTVGGEFGVELKSAGYDGIIITGESEKPVYLWINDDEVELRDASHLWGREAKETLMILTKELTDEMSKKKPLRGLCKEPSILYIGPAGERKVRIAAVAHKLTHAAGYGGYGAVMGAKKLKAIAVKGSGPLPDVADLEGFKKLLDGICKELIKEFRMRYWGTGWAGYTVGADTSSEPIRNWQEEWHDETRFGVSFFEKYWIKRFWGDFGCPTTCLKIAFIRSGRFKGVLTDNPDYELQAYLGTNLGIFDPEGNIYLSSRADELGLCGIQTGNVMGFAAELYQRGILTKDDIGFELKWGDVEAFAKLQEMIARREGIGDLLAEGTYRAAVKISEMKKVDVMPYAIQVKGIGVGAHGIRSGLDYTKPTAYVCNLQGGDHTSVSNLDDQNRPGEYEMILLDSIVACWFNYKKQYLYKFFKVVAGWNLTEDEWYGELAPRIAAIQRTLLLLGGPDAYWDPRIHDENPQRFYEPLPSGPKKGAVVKREEIEKLKKTYYEAAGWDENGLPKPETLKRLGITELEEALERIRHRLGLA